The genomic segment TTGCCCGACCAGTTTCCGCTCACATCTGTCGGGCCCGCTACAGGCGCGCCGGCGGCAGTACCCTGGCGCTTCGCCGTCATCACCGTGCCCCAGCTTCCGTCCTCGGTGCCGAAGTCGAAGTCGATACTGTCCCCGTTGACCTTCCCTTTGTAAACCAGCTTGTACGTCTGGCCTTCGTAGTCGCTGTTGACCCAGAACGTGATCGCGTTGCCGTCGATCTTGCCGTCGTGAATTTCGGTGGGTGACGTGGGCAGGCCCTCGATGTTGCCGGTCAGCGTGGTGTCGGCAGCCTTCAGGTTGATGGTGACGGGAATGCTAGTTCCCTGGAAATCGAACGACCCCGTCCATGCACCTGACAGGTCTGCGGCATGCAGCGCCGGCATCAAGCAGAGGAAGAGAGCGAGCCCCAATAGACGGCCAACGAACCTCATGGAAAATCTCCTTCAAAGTGGATCAGTTGCCGGGAGTGTAGCACCTTCGAGGTGACGCAGGCGAGTACGGCGCACACCCCTCCGTTCATCCGATACGATGGATTCCATGCCCCAGTTCCCTGTCGGCCAGACGCTGCTCATCGACGCAGATGACACACTCTGGGAGAACAACGTCTACTTCGAGCGCGCCATCGCCTCGTTCATCGGCTACCTGAACCACCAGAGCTACACGCGCGAGCAGGTGCGCAACACGCTCAATGGCGTGGAGCGCGAGAGCATCCTCTTGCTCGGCTACGGCCTGCACAGCTTCACGCACTCGCTCATCACCTGCTTTGAGCGGCTCAGCCCAGGGCCCGTGAGCGATGAGGATCGCGAGCGCGTCCGCTCTTTTGCCGCCACCATTCGCGACCAGGAGATCGAGTTGCTGCCTGGCGTCTCCGCCACCCTTGCCGAGCTATCACTGCGGCATCGCCTCATTCTTATGACCAAGGGCAATCGCGCCGAGCAAGCCGACAAGCTCGCCCGCTCCAATCTCGCGCCGTTTTTCTCCGCCGTCGAGATCGTCGCGGAAAAGGACCCGCCCACCTACCGCGAAGTGGTCGCCCGCCACGAGCTCACGCCGCACTCCACCTGGATGATCGGCAACAGCCCCAAGAGCGACATCAACCCTGCGCTGGCCGCCGGTCTCCACGCCGTGCATCTCTTCCACAAAGACACCTGGGTCCTCGAGCACGCGGAGCTGGCCGCACCCGGCGAGAGCCAGCGCCTCATCGAACTCGATGGATTTGCGAAATTGCGTGATATGTTTTAGGCGCCGTCATTTCACCCGATCGGGTTCTCACATCATTCCCCACGGACCGCGGAGGCCAACTTGCCCACCGTCTCACGCCGCCTGTTTCTAGCGTTTCTGCTCGCATGTGTCGCGCTCGCGTGCCACGCGGAAGAACCAGCCACATCCGGCGCCTTCGTTCTGCACAAGATGGCGAACGCCATTGGCCGCGAGACGTATTCCATCCAGACCAGCGGCGACACCTACACGCTCACATCGCATTTTCTGTTCACGGATCGCGGCACCAAGGTTCCTCTCGAGACCACGTTCACCGCACATACGAAATCCATGTCGCCTGTATCCTACGCAGCCAAAGGTCAGGCCTCTCGCCTCTCCGCCATGGACGACAAGGTGAACGTCGGCGGCCCGTCTGTGACCATCATCCGTTCCGGCAAGACGGAAACCGTCTCCCCCACCCGCCCCTGGTTCATCACCGACGGCTACTCCCCGGTCGCCATGCAGGAGCAGATGATGCGCTGGTGGCTTTCCCACGGCAAGCCCGCCCAGTTCACTGTTTATCCCGCCAAGGCCTCCGTCCACATCGCGCCCGCTGAAAATGTCACCGTCGACGGCGCAACCCTCCACGGCTACACGGTGAACGGACTCATCTGGGGACAGGAGTGTCTGTGGCTCGATGCCGCGCAGAACCTCATTGCACTGGTCAGCACTGACGCGGAATTCGATCACTTCGAAGCAGTACGTGAGCCCTACCAGTCGAATCTAGCCGGCTTCATCGGCGCTGGGGTGCGCGCCGACTTGGCCGCTCTCGCCCAGCTCAGCGCCTCCGCCCGCACCAGCCCCGCACACCGTCTCGCTATCACCGGAGCCACGCTTGAAGACTCCACCGGCGCTCCTGCGGTCAAAGACAGCGTCATCCTGATCGAAGACGGCATCATTACCGCTGCGGGCCCGCGCAGCCAGCTCCGCATTCCCTCTGACGCCACACTCCTCGACGCCTCAGGCAAGTACGCCATTCCCGGGCTCTGGGACATGCACGCCCACTACGAGCAGGTGGAGTGGGGGCCCATCTATCTCGCCGCCGGCGTCACCACGGTGCGCGACGTCGGCAATGAGTTCGACTTCATTCGCACTCTCCATGACGAGCTCGATCGCAAGCAGAATCCCGCGATCGGCCCGCATCTCGAGTTCGCCGGCGTCATCGACGGCCGCGGCGCCATCTCCATGGGTGCGACCCTCGCCGACACTCCTGAAGAAGCTGTCCAGTGGGTCGAGAAATACAAAGCCGCCGGAGCGCGCCAGATCAAGATTTACAGCTCCGTCAAACCTGAGGTGGTCAAAGCCATCTGTGCGGCGGCCCACGCTCGCGGCATGACAGTAACAGGCCACATACCAGAGGGCATGACCGCCATCGAAGGCGTAAACGACGGCATGGACCAGATCAACCACTTGCCCTATGCGATGTCATATTTCACCCGCGCTGTCCTCGGCCCCGACGGCAAGCCCGACCGCACCAAACCTGCAATTGAGGAACTCGACGGCCCGCGCGCGCACGATCTCATTTCTACTCTCCAGTTGCATCACACGGTCCTGGATCCCACCGTTGCGCTCTTCGAGACCTTCCTCAACACTAAGCCCCTCAATCAAATTGAGCCCGGAGTCGATCACCTGCCCGCGCAGCTCCATGAGGCCCTCGACAGCCCGCCGGCCACAGGCGATCACGCCGCCCTTGCCGATGCGCGCTGGAAAGCAACGCTCGACACGCTCCGCAATCTTCACGCCGCGGGCATCCCATTCGTTGCAGGCACTGACCAGGCGATCCCTGGCTACTCGCTGCACCGCGAACTGGAGGTCTACGTAGAAGCGGGTTTAACGCCTCTTGAAGCCCTCCAGGCCGCCACAATCATTGCGGCTCGCGCTGCTGGCGCAGAAAAGGAATCGGGCACGCTCGAGCCTGGAAAGCGCGGCGATGTTCTGCTCCTGAATGCTGATCCTCTGGCCGACATCCACAACACGCGCAAAGTGTGGCGCACCGTGGCCGCCGGCGCAGTCTATGAACCGGCGCCCCTTTGGAAGAGCGTGGGTTTCCTGCCATAACTCTCGCTTGACCAATGGCCTCAGCCTCTGGTCTACTTGCAACAAGTCATGCATCTCACCTTGGCCAACTCGATCCGCATCGCCATTCCCGCCATTCGAATTAGCGGCCACAACGTGCGCGCGGGAAAGAGAGCCTGACCAGAGATTCCAAGCAATAAGAAGGATTCCAGGCCACCACCCGCACAGCGGCTGGTGGCCTTCAACGTTGCAGCAGCTTTGTCTAATTCAGATCGGGACCGCATGTACACGCCAAAGTTCAATCAGATTGCCGACCGCGCCACGCTCCTTGAAACGATGCGCTCCTATCCGTTCGCCATTCTGTTCGGCGCTGAAACGGCTACGCACCTCCCGCTTCTCGTCAAAGACGGAGGCGAACACGGCATGCTCGAAGGCCACTTTGCCCACGCCAACCATCACTGGCAAGCCCTCGCCGGCCGCGAAACCCTTGTCGTCTTCCCCGGCCCGCACACGTACGTCTCGCCCTCGCTCTACGTCGAAGAGCTCTCCGTTCCAACGTGGAACTACATCGCCATCCACGCCTACGGCACACTCGAACTCATCGAAGATCACGACGGCAAGCAGCACCTCGTCGAAGAGCTCATCGCCGCCAATGAGCCCCGATACCTCCCTCGCTGGCAGGCCTTCGCCGACGGCTACAAGCGCACCATGCTCACCGGTATCATGGGCTTCCGTATTCCCATCGCACGCATTGAAGGCAAGTTCAAGATAAGCCAGAACCGACCCGAGCAGGACCGCGTCAACGTCCGCAACGCGCAGGCCGCCGGGTCAGACGATCAGCGTGAACTCGCCCGCTGGATGGACCGCTTCGGCCTTACTCAGAACGGCAACCGCGGCAACGCCACACCCGAAAGCAGGAACCAATGACCTCGCCCCGACAAGTGGAATTGTTCGACACCAGCCTCCGCGACGGCATGCAGCAGCCCAACCTGGAGATCTCCGTGCCCGCTGCAGTCAGCCTTCTCGAGCGCATGAGCGCTTTCGGCGTGCGCTACGCGGAGATCGGCTTTGCCGGCGCCAACCACTTCGTCACCGAGCTTTGCCACGCCCTCGAACACAATCCCCATCGCATCGCGAATGGCGGCATGAAACTCGCCCTATTCGGGCGCACGCGCGGTCGCGGCATGCGCGTGGAAGACTGGTCCGACGTGCAGTTCATCCTCGCGCATCGCCACCGTGTCCCCGCCGCTGCTGTCGTGGTCAAGTCGCGCCTGCTCGACGTCGAGCGCTCACTCGAGACCACGCCAGAAGAAAACCTGCGCATGGCCTACGAGACCATCGCGCACCTGCAGGACCACGGCCTCGAAGTGCTCGTCGATCTCGAGCACGCGATGGACGCATCGCAGGCCCGCCGCGAAATGGGCCACCCCTGCGATCCAGACTTCGCCGCCCGCACCCGCGATTACTTCCAGCAGATCGTCGCGCAGTGCGCAGCCCAGCAGGTCAGCCGCATCGTCATCTGCGACACCACCGGAGGCGCAAGCCCCGAAGAAGTCACCAGCCTCTTCACTCAGCTCACCCGCGACTTCCCCACCGCGCAATTCGGCTTTCACGGACACACCGATCGCGGCCTCGGGGTCGCCAACTCGCGCGCTGCAGTGCTCGCCGGAGCTGTGCAGGTGCAGGGTACGCTTCTCGGAACAGGCGAACGCTGCGGCAACGTCAACCTCACCACCGTCGTCGGTGGCATGCAGCTTCGCGGCGAAGCCGAATTCGTCCCGCCCGCCTCGCTCCCCGGGCTCACCAGCCTTGCGCACTCCGCCTTCGGCGCATTCGGCCTCGACATCCCTCATGGCGCGCCCATTGTCGGCCCCGGCGCATTCGGCACCTGGGCAGGCATGCACGGCTCCTCTGAGAAGAAAAACCCCGGCGCCTATCTCTGGTGCGACCCCGCGCTCGTGGGCGCAACCCCCGTCATCGGAGTCAACGCCCACTCCGGCCGGGCCAACGTCGTCATGCTCTCCGAGCAACTCGGCGTTCCCCTCACAAGCCATCAGGCGCAGCAGCTCATCGACAAGAACCAGGCCATGATTGAAGGCGGCGGCTTCACCGCCAGCGAGCTCTCCTTCCGCCTCGCCTGCATGCGTGTCCTGGGCACGCTGCCTGAGTTCTTCAACGTCCGCACGTGGCGCGTGCACGACGAGTACGACGAAGCCGGCACGCACTTCGTCCAGGCTTTCATGTCGCTCTCCCACGCTGATGGAACCATCGTGACCGCGCGCGCTGAAGGCACCGGCCCCGTCGACGCCATGACCCGCGCCATGCGCCGCGAGCTTGAAAAGTGGTATCCCGCGCTCAAGCGCATGCACCTCGGACGCTTCAGCGTCACAGCGCTCGACGTCTCCGCCCACGACTCCGCCGCCCACGTCCGCGTCGCCGTCAGCTTCCAGGCCGAAGGACGCGAACCCTGGATCACCGCCGGCATTTCCAGCGACATGAACCAGGCCGCCCTGTTAGCCATTCTCGACGGCTTCCAGTACTGGCTGCTGCAACAGGCCGCCGCCGAATCTGAACAACCCGCACACGCCGAACCCGCCCGCGCCTGAAAGCCTTAACTTCAAGCGGCCCGGATGAAAACGCGACCAGGCCGTTTCGCAACTTCCATCCTGATTGCCGCGTGTTCAAGGAAAGATAGAACGCATACCTTGAACAATGAAGTCGTACACTGGCATCCGCA from the Occallatibacter riparius genome contains:
- a CDS encoding HAD family hydrolase, coding for MPQFPVGQTLLIDADDTLWENNVYFERAIASFIGYLNHQSYTREQVRNTLNGVERESILLLGYGLHSFTHSLITCFERLSPGPVSDEDRERVRSFAATIRDQEIELLPGVSATLAELSLRHRLILMTKGNRAEQADKLARSNLAPFFSAVEIVAEKDPPTYREVVARHELTPHSTWMIGNSPKSDINPALAAGLHAVHLFHKDTWVLEHAELAAPGESQRLIELDGFAKLRDMF
- a CDS encoding amidohydrolase family protein, producing MPTVSRRLFLAFLLACVALACHAEEPATSGAFVLHKMANAIGRETYSIQTSGDTYTLTSHFLFTDRGTKVPLETTFTAHTKSMSPVSYAAKGQASRLSAMDDKVNVGGPSVTIIRSGKTETVSPTRPWFITDGYSPVAMQEQMMRWWLSHGKPAQFTVYPAKASVHIAPAENVTVDGATLHGYTVNGLIWGQECLWLDAAQNLIALVSTDAEFDHFEAVREPYQSNLAGFIGAGVRADLAALAQLSASARTSPAHRLAITGATLEDSTGAPAVKDSVILIEDGIITAAGPRSQLRIPSDATLLDASGKYAIPGLWDMHAHYEQVEWGPIYLAAGVTTVRDVGNEFDFIRTLHDELDRKQNPAIGPHLEFAGVIDGRGAISMGATLADTPEEAVQWVEKYKAAGARQIKIYSSVKPEVVKAICAAAHARGMTVTGHIPEGMTAIEGVNDGMDQINHLPYAMSYFTRAVLGPDGKPDRTKPAIEELDGPRAHDLISTLQLHHTVLDPTVALFETFLNTKPLNQIEPGVDHLPAQLHEALDSPPATGDHAALADARWKATLDTLRNLHAAGIPFVAGTDQAIPGYSLHRELEVYVEAGLTPLEALQAATIIAARAAGAEKESGTLEPGKRGDVLLLNADPLADIHNTRKVWRTVAAGAVYEPAPLWKSVGFLP
- a CDS encoding FMN-binding negative transcriptional regulator, whose translation is MYTPKFNQIADRATLLETMRSYPFAILFGAETATHLPLLVKDGGEHGMLEGHFAHANHHWQALAGRETLVVFPGPHTYVSPSLYVEELSVPTWNYIAIHAYGTLELIEDHDGKQHLVEELIAANEPRYLPRWQAFADGYKRTMLTGIMGFRIPIARIEGKFKISQNRPEQDRVNVRNAQAAGSDDQRELARWMDRFGLTQNGNRGNATPESRNQ
- a CDS encoding alpha-isopropylmalate synthase regulatory domain-containing protein, with amino-acid sequence MTSPRQVELFDTSLRDGMQQPNLEISVPAAVSLLERMSAFGVRYAEIGFAGANHFVTELCHALEHNPHRIANGGMKLALFGRTRGRGMRVEDWSDVQFILAHRHRVPAAAVVVKSRLLDVERSLETTPEENLRMAYETIAHLQDHGLEVLVDLEHAMDASQARREMGHPCDPDFAARTRDYFQQIVAQCAAQQVSRIVICDTTGGASPEEVTSLFTQLTRDFPTAQFGFHGHTDRGLGVANSRAAVLAGAVQVQGTLLGTGERCGNVNLTTVVGGMQLRGEAEFVPPASLPGLTSLAHSAFGAFGLDIPHGAPIVGPGAFGTWAGMHGSSEKKNPGAYLWCDPALVGATPVIGVNAHSGRANVVMLSEQLGVPLTSHQAQQLIDKNQAMIEGGGFTASELSFRLACMRVLGTLPEFFNVRTWRVHDEYDEAGTHFVQAFMSLSHADGTIVTARAEGTGPVDAMTRAMRRELEKWYPALKRMHLGRFSVTALDVSAHDSAAHVRVAVSFQAEGREPWITAGISSDMNQAALLAILDGFQYWLLQQAAAESEQPAHAEPARA